One segment of Streptomyces sp. NBC_01463 DNA contains the following:
- the lon gene encoding endopeptidase La — translation MATESNVVTPLTLPVLPLDDEVVLPGMVVPLDLSDAEVRAAVEAAQAAAGEGGGKPEVLLVPRVDGSYTGIGVIGTVEQVGRLSDGDPGALIRGRGRVRIGAGTSGPGAALWVEGTRVDVSVPEPLPGAVAELVKEYKALATSWLKKRGAWQVVDRVQQIEDVSALADNSGYSPFLSIAQKVQLLETAEPVARLKLAVQWLGEHLAEQDVAESIAKDVQEGVDKQQREFLLRRQLDAVRKELSELNGEPGAGDESDDYRARVEAADLPEHVREAALKEVDKLERSSDQSPEGSWIRTWLDTVLELPWTERTEDAYDIRGAQEILDAEHAGLQDVKERITEYLAVRKRRADRGLGVVGGRRGGAVLALVGPPGVGKTSLGESVAHAMGRKFVRVALGGVRDEAEIRGHRRTYVGALPGRIVRAIKEAGSMNPVVLLDEIDKVGSDFRGDPAAALLEVLDPAQNHTFRDHYLEVELDLSDVVFLATANVLEAIPEALLDRMELVRLDGYTEDEKVVIARDHLLPRQLERAGLEKDEVALDESALRKLAGEYTREAGVRNLERAVARLLRKVAAQHELGDRELPFTVTDEDLRGLIGRPHHVPESAQDPAERRTAVPGVATGLAVTGAGGDVLFVEASLADPETGASGLTLTGQLGDVMKESAQIALSFLRSHGAELELPVADLKDRGVHIHFPAGAVPKDGPSAGITLTTALASLLSGRLVRTDVAMTGEVSLTGRVLPIGGLKQKLLAAHRAGITTVVIPQRNEADLDDVPAEVLDTLEVHPVTDVRQVLEIALAPASAPAERRIPAAA, via the coding sequence ATGGCTACTGAGTCCAACGTCGTCACACCGCTGACCCTGCCTGTGCTGCCGCTCGATGACGAGGTCGTGCTGCCCGGAATGGTGGTTCCGCTCGATCTGTCCGACGCCGAGGTCCGTGCCGCCGTCGAGGCCGCCCAGGCCGCGGCGGGCGAGGGCGGTGGCAAGCCCGAGGTGCTGCTCGTTCCGCGCGTCGACGGCTCGTACACCGGGATCGGTGTCATCGGCACGGTCGAGCAGGTCGGCCGGCTGTCCGACGGCGATCCCGGCGCCCTCATCCGCGGCCGCGGACGGGTGCGGATCGGGGCCGGGACCAGTGGTCCCGGTGCCGCGCTCTGGGTGGAAGGGACCCGGGTCGACGTCTCCGTCCCCGAGCCCCTCCCCGGAGCCGTCGCCGAGCTAGTCAAGGAGTACAAGGCGCTCGCCACCAGCTGGCTGAAGAAGCGCGGCGCCTGGCAGGTCGTGGACCGGGTCCAGCAGATCGAGGACGTCTCCGCGCTCGCCGACAACTCCGGATACTCCCCCTTCCTCAGCATCGCCCAGAAGGTGCAGCTGCTGGAGACCGCGGAACCGGTCGCCCGGCTGAAGCTCGCCGTCCAGTGGCTCGGCGAGCACCTCGCCGAACAGGACGTCGCCGAGTCGATCGCCAAGGACGTCCAGGAGGGCGTCGACAAGCAGCAGCGCGAGTTCCTGCTGCGGCGCCAGCTCGACGCCGTGCGCAAGGAGCTCTCCGAGCTCAACGGTGAACCCGGTGCCGGCGACGAGTCCGACGACTACCGGGCGCGCGTCGAGGCCGCCGACCTCCCCGAGCACGTCCGCGAGGCCGCGCTCAAGGAGGTCGACAAGCTGGAACGGTCCTCCGACCAGAGCCCCGAGGGCTCCTGGATCAGGACCTGGCTGGACACCGTCCTCGAACTCCCGTGGACCGAGCGGACCGAGGACGCCTACGACATCAGGGGCGCCCAGGAGATCCTCGACGCCGAACACGCCGGCCTGCAGGACGTGAAGGAGCGCATCACCGAGTACCTCGCGGTGCGCAAGCGGCGTGCCGACCGCGGACTGGGAGTGGTCGGCGGGCGTCGCGGGGGAGCCGTGCTGGCCCTCGTCGGCCCGCCCGGGGTCGGCAAGACCTCGCTCGGTGAATCCGTGGCGCACGCCATGGGGCGCAAGTTCGTCCGCGTCGCGCTCGGCGGTGTCCGGGACGAGGCGGAGATCCGCGGCCACCGGCGCACGTACGTCGGCGCGCTCCCCGGACGCATCGTCCGCGCCATCAAGGAGGCCGGTTCGATGAACCCGGTCGTCCTCCTCGACGAGATCGACAAGGTCGGCTCCGACTTCCGGGGCGACCCGGCGGCGGCGCTGCTCGAAGTGCTCGACCCGGCGCAGAACCACACCTTCCGCGACCACTACCTGGAGGTCGAACTCGACCTCAGCGACGTCGTCTTCCTGGCCACCGCGAATGTGCTCGAAGCCATCCCGGAGGCGCTGCTCGACCGGATGGAACTGGTCAGGCTCGACGGCTACACCGAGGACGAGAAGGTCGTCATCGCCCGCGACCACCTGCTCCCGCGCCAGCTGGAGCGGGCCGGCCTGGAGAAGGACGAGGTCGCTCTCGACGAGTCGGCGCTGCGGAAGCTGGCCGGCGAGTACACGAGGGAGGCCGGGGTCCGGAACCTGGAGCGGGCCGTCGCCCGGCTGCTGCGCAAGGTCGCGGCCCAGCACGAGCTCGGTGACCGGGAACTGCCGTTCACGGTGACCGACGAGGACCTGCGCGGGCTCATCGGCCGGCCGCACCACGTCCCCGAGTCCGCCCAGGACCCGGCCGAGCGCCGCACCGCGGTGCCGGGCGTGGCCACCGGGCTCGCGGTCACCGGGGCGGGCGGTGACGTCCTCTTCGTGGAGGCGTCGCTCGCCGATCCGGAGACCGGGGCGTCCGGACTGACCCTCACCGGTCAGCTCGGCGACGTCATGAAGGAGTCCGCGCAGATCGCGCTGAGCTTCCTGCGCTCGCACGGCGCGGAGCTCGAACTGCCGGTCGCCGACCTCAAGGACCGGGGCGTGCACATCCACTTCCCGGCGGGCGCGGTCCCCAAGGACGGCCCGAGCGCGGGCATCACCCTGACGACCGCGCTGGCCTCGCTGCTCTCCGGGCGGCTGGTCCGCACGGATGTGGCGATGACCGGCGAGGTGTCGCTGACCGGCCGGGTGCTGCCGATCGGCGGCCTGAAGCAGAAGCTGCTGGCCGCGCACCGCGCGGGCATCACCACCGTGGTGATCCCCCAGCGCAACGAGGCCGATCTGGACGACGTCCCCGCCGAGGTGCTGGACACGCTGGAGGTCCACCCGGTCACGGACGTCCGCCAGGTGCTGGAGATCGCCCTGGCGCCGGCCTCGGCACCGGCGGAGCGAAGGATCCCGGCCGCGGCGTAG
- a CDS encoding cysteine hydrolase, which translates to MTDAAPPSHALLVVDVQKAGVTGGRAVPGAAGLLDRTADLIARARRAGALVVHLQNDGAPGSDDEPHTPGWALHLPVEAGPTEFVIRKTRDDGFAQTSLGSLLSGAGVEAVTVCGVMSEMCVQATARTALALGYRVVLPHDAHATQDIPAAPGISAAVPAAVVSRVAAWAISGDAEVTVPAADVRFAAPRTGAR; encoded by the coding sequence ATGACCGATGCCGCGCCCCCTTCGCACGCCCTGCTCGTCGTGGACGTCCAGAAGGCCGGGGTGACCGGCGGCCGGGCGGTTCCCGGCGCGGCCGGGCTGCTCGACCGGACGGCTGACCTGATCGCGCGGGCGCGCCGGGCCGGCGCCCTGGTCGTGCACCTCCAGAACGACGGTGCGCCCGGCTCGGACGACGAGCCGCACACCCCGGGCTGGGCGCTCCACCTCCCCGTCGAGGCCGGCCCGACGGAGTTCGTGATCCGCAAGACCAGGGACGACGGCTTCGCGCAGACGTCGCTGGGCTCCCTGCTGAGCGGGGCCGGCGTCGAGGCGGTCACTGTGTGCGGCGTGATGTCGGAGATGTGCGTCCAGGCGACGGCCCGCACGGCCCTGGCCCTCGGCTACCGGGTCGTCCTGCCCCACGACGCCCATGCGACGCAGGACATCCCGGCCGCGCCGGGGATCAGTGCGGCGGTCCCGGCCGCGGTGGTGTCACGGGTCGCCGCCTGGGCCATCAGCGGGGACGCCGAGGTCACCGTCCCGGCGGCGGACGTGAGGTTCGCGGCGCCGCGGACCGGGGCGCGCTGA
- a CDS encoding GNAT family N-acetyltransferase codes for MRGAPPNPPEGVHYEWDGELLRVVGQFRGFVTTPRDVGVRGAELDELIARQRDHFAARGEAVEWKTRGHDLPADLTDRLRAAGFVPEEREAVLIGRAEEMAADPVLPDGVTIRQVTAEADLRRIAVVESEIWGEDWSWLGDDLMARVATAPDEIAVFVAEAGDEVVSAAWLVFRTGTEFAGLWGGSTLAAWRGRGIYRALVATRARLAVARGSRYLQVDASDDSAPILRRLGFHAVTTTTPYVWTPPQS; via the coding sequence ATGCGCGGTGCGCCCCCGAATCCGCCCGAGGGCGTCCACTACGAGTGGGACGGCGAACTGCTGCGCGTCGTGGGCCAGTTCCGCGGCTTCGTGACCACGCCCCGGGACGTGGGGGTGCGCGGGGCCGAGCTCGACGAGCTGATCGCCCGGCAGCGCGACCACTTCGCCGCACGCGGCGAGGCCGTGGAGTGGAAGACCCGCGGCCACGACCTGCCGGCCGACCTGACCGACCGTCTGCGCGCCGCGGGCTTCGTCCCCGAGGAGCGGGAGGCGGTCCTCATCGGCCGCGCGGAGGAGATGGCCGCCGACCCGGTGCTGCCGGACGGTGTGACGATCCGGCAGGTCACCGCCGAAGCCGATCTGCGGCGCATCGCCGTCGTGGAGTCGGAGATCTGGGGCGAGGACTGGAGCTGGCTGGGCGACGACCTGATGGCCCGGGTCGCCACCGCCCCCGACGAGATCGCCGTCTTCGTCGCCGAGGCCGGCGACGAGGTCGTCTCCGCGGCCTGGCTGGTCTTCCGTACGGGTACGGAGTTCGCCGGACTGTGGGGCGGCTCGACCCTGGCCGCGTGGCGGGGCCGCGGGATCTACCGCGCCCTGGTCGCCACCCGCGCGAGGCTGGCCGTCGCCCGCGGAAGCCGCTACCTCCAGGTCGACGCCTCCGACGACAGCGCCCCGATCCTGCGCCGGCTCGGCTTCCACGCCGTGACCACGACGACGCCGTACGTCTGGACCCCGCCGCAGTCCTGA
- a CDS encoding RNA polymerase sigma factor, which yields MSHLRPSGDDRNDEALLRAVAQGDTTALAALYDRHAGWLLARLNRRCADAETVREVLQDTFVTAWRSAGAHRGAEAGGWLWVIAARRLVDARRSRARTERVAQAEHAGGAEWAADVPSAEDRVLAGLEYGDVGAALDRISPELREVLRATVIDGLTTREAAGLLGIPEGTVKTRALRARRELRAALDRLVVESGPLGGIA from the coding sequence GTGAGCCACTTGCGCCCCTCGGGGGACGACCGGAACGACGAGGCGCTGCTGCGTGCCGTCGCCCAGGGGGACACGACGGCCCTGGCCGCCCTGTACGACCGGCATGCCGGCTGGCTGCTGGCCCGGCTGAACCGCCGCTGTGCGGACGCCGAGACCGTACGGGAGGTGCTCCAGGACACCTTCGTCACGGCCTGGCGCTCCGCCGGTGCGCACCGGGGTGCCGAGGCCGGCGGCTGGCTCTGGGTGATCGCCGCGCGCCGGCTGGTCGACGCGCGGCGGAGCCGGGCCAGGACGGAGCGGGTGGCGCAGGCCGAGCACGCGGGCGGGGCGGAGTGGGCGGCCGACGTGCCGTCCGCCGAGGACCGGGTGCTGGCGGGCCTGGAGTACGGCGACGTGGGTGCCGCGCTCGACCGGATCTCGCCGGAACTCCGGGAGGTCCTGCGGGCGACGGTCATCGACGGGCTGACGACCCGGGAGGCCGCCGGGCTGCTCGGCATACCGGAGGGCACGGTCAAGACCCGTGCCCTGCGGGCCCGGCGCGAACTGCGGGCCGCGCTGGACCGGCTGGTCGTGGAGAGCGGACCGCTGGGAGGCATCGCATGA
- a CDS encoding ATP-binding cassette domain-containing protein, with amino-acid sequence MNSTVRVSGLTVRHRRTTALDGIDLGFGPGVHGLLGPNGAGKTSLIRVVSTATAPTSGRIELLGDEVGASADHRRRAAVRRRLGYLPQEFGYYPGFTVREFVAYVAWLKEMDGSVIAGAVERAVDRVGLTDRIDVRMKTLSGGMVRRVGIAQAIVNEPELLLLDEPTAGLDPEQRVEFRALMRELGERATVILSTHLVEDVVTACADVTLVEAGRIAYRGTTAELAALGGEGDRLDGSPAERGYTAALHSHRATAAAR; translated from the coding sequence ATGAACAGCACCGTCAGGGTCTCGGGGCTGACGGTCCGGCATCGCCGTACGACCGCCCTGGACGGGATCGATCTCGGCTTCGGCCCCGGGGTGCACGGGCTGCTCGGGCCGAACGGGGCGGGCAAGACGTCGCTGATCAGGGTGGTGTCCACGGCCACCGCTCCCACCTCCGGCCGGATCGAGCTGCTGGGCGACGAGGTGGGAGCGTCGGCGGATCACCGCCGTCGTGCGGCGGTCCGGCGCAGGCTGGGCTATCTGCCGCAGGAGTTCGGCTACTACCCGGGCTTCACCGTCCGCGAGTTCGTCGCCTATGTGGCGTGGCTGAAGGAGATGGACGGCTCCGTGATCGCGGGCGCGGTGGAGCGTGCGGTGGACCGGGTGGGTCTGACGGACCGGATCGACGTCCGGATGAAGACCCTGTCCGGCGGCATGGTGCGGCGCGTGGGCATCGCGCAGGCGATCGTCAACGAACCGGAGCTGCTGCTGCTCGACGAGCCGACCGCGGGTCTGGACCCGGAGCAGCGGGTGGAGTTCCGTGCGCTGATGCGGGAACTCGGCGAGCGCGCCACGGTCATCCTCTCCACGCACCTCGTCGAGGACGTGGTCACGGCCTGCGCGGACGTGACGCTCGTCGAGGCGGGCCGCATCGCGTACCGGGGGACGACGGCCGAGCTGGCGGCCCTCGGGGGCGAGGGGGACCGGCTCGACGGCAGCCCCGCCGAGCGGGGCTACACCGCAGCTCTGCACAGCCACCGGGCGACGGCGGCCGCCCGATGA
- a CDS encoding spermidine synthase, producing MSHTFGPDALAPVTLDRREGPYGEVVLRRRGDDFEIIANGCFLMDTSDGRSERLLIDAALAALPAGRREPAVLIGGLGVGFSLVRAAAEPRWGRIVVAEREQAIVDWHRGGPLAGLSAAALADPRTAVLTTDLVAYLGSTTDRYDALCLDIDNGPDWTVTEDNGNLYSPAGLADCRARLTPGGVLAVWSAQPSAEFEQALRNAGFRGVRTEEVGVARGVPDVVHLAIRAD from the coding sequence ATGTCCCACACCTTCGGCCCCGACGCCCTCGCCCCCGTCACCCTGGACCGCCGTGAGGGACCGTACGGGGAGGTCGTCCTGCGCAGGCGTGGTGACGACTTCGAGATCATCGCCAACGGGTGCTTCCTGATGGACACGTCGGACGGGCGCTCCGAGCGGCTGCTGATCGATGCCGCGCTCGCCGCACTGCCCGCCGGCCGGCGGGAGCCCGCGGTGCTGATCGGCGGGCTCGGTGTCGGGTTCTCGCTCGTCCGGGCCGCCGCCGAACCGCGCTGGGGGCGGATCGTGGTCGCCGAGCGGGAGCAGGCCATCGTCGACTGGCACCGGGGCGGGCCGCTGGCCGGGCTCTCGGCGGCGGCGCTCGCCGATCCGCGGACCGCGGTCCTGACGACGGACCTCGTCGCGTACCTCGGTTCGACTACGGACCGTTACGACGCACTGTGTCTGGACATCGACAACGGACCGGACTGGACCGTCACCGAGGACAACGGGAATCTGTACTCCCCCGCCGGTCTCGCCGACTGCCGGGCCCGGCTGACGCCGGGCGGAGTGCTCGCGGTGTGGTCCGCACAGCCGTCCGCCGAGTTCGAACAAGCTCTGCGGAATGCCGGATTCCGGGGGGTTCGGACCGAAGAAGTAGGTGTTGCCCGAGGTGTGCCGGACGTGGTCCATCTCGCAATTCGAGCGGACTGA
- a CDS encoding response regulator transcription factor — protein MEQTHTTHTGVAATPGAQRRVLVVEDDATIVDAISARLRAEGFLVQTALDGPAAVDAAEAWQPDLMVLDIMLPGFDGLEVCRRVQAQRPVPVLMLTARDDETDMLVGLGVGADDYMTKPFSMRELAARVHVLLRRVERAALAAVTPRSGILRLGELEIDHAQRRVRVRADDVHLTPTEFDLLVCLANTPRAVLSREQLLAEVWDWADASGTRTVDSHIKALRRKIGAERIRTVHGVGYALETPAP, from the coding sequence ATGGAACAGACACACACCACCCACACAGGTGTCGCGGCCACCCCGGGCGCGCAGCGCCGCGTGCTGGTGGTCGAGGACGATGCCACGATCGTCGATGCCATTTCCGCCCGCTTGCGGGCCGAGGGCTTCCTGGTGCAGACCGCGCTCGACGGCCCCGCGGCCGTGGACGCGGCCGAGGCCTGGCAGCCGGATCTGATGGTGCTCGACATCATGCTTCCCGGCTTCGACGGCCTGGAGGTCTGCCGGCGTGTGCAGGCCCAGCGCCCGGTGCCGGTGCTGATGCTGACCGCCCGGGACGACGAGACGGACATGCTGGTCGGACTCGGCGTCGGCGCCGACGACTACATGACCAAGCCGTTCTCGATGCGTGAGCTGGCGGCCCGGGTCCATGTCCTGCTGCGCCGGGTGGAGCGGGCCGCGCTGGCCGCGGTGACGCCCCGCAGCGGCATACTGCGCCTCGGTGAGCTGGAGATCGATCACGCGCAGCGCCGGGTGCGGGTCCGTGCGGACGACGTCCATCTGACGCCGACCGAGTTCGACCTGCTGGTCTGCCTGGCCAACACGCCGCGCGCGGTGCTCTCCCGTGAGCAGCTGCTGGCGGAGGTCTGGGACTGGGCGGACGCCTCGGGCACCCGTACCGTCGACAGCCACATCAAGGCCCTGCGCCGCAAGATCGGCGCGGAGCGGATCCGTACCGTGCACGGCGTCGGCTACGCCCTGGAGACCCCCGCGCCATGA
- a CDS encoding HAMP domain-containing histidine kinase — MTGPVRGLRPFSIKAKLGTLVVVSVFITTGLLMVALRTRTELRFITVFSVIATLLITQFVAHGLTAPLDEMRAVARSISHGDYTRRVSGADRRDELGDLAQTINLMADDLAAVDRHRKELVANVSHELRTPIAALRAVLENVVDGVSSADPETMRTALKQTERLGRLVETLLDLSRLDNGVVTLKARRFEVWPYLSGVLKEANLAAAHRRLSSGSGNHARNDVHLHLDVSPPELTAHADAERLHQVVANLIDNAVKHSPPHGRVTVRARRGAQPESLHLEVRDEGPGIPESERHRVFERFNRGEVPSPHGPGSDGGTGLGLAIARWAVDLHGGRIGVAESARGCRIRVTLPGTHQPRG, encoded by the coding sequence ATGACCGGTCCCGTGCGGGGGCTGCGGCCGTTCTCCATCAAGGCCAAGCTGGGCACGCTCGTGGTCGTCTCGGTGTTCATCACGACCGGGCTGCTCATGGTGGCCCTGCGGACGCGCACCGAGCTGAGGTTCATCACGGTCTTCTCGGTGATCGCGACCCTGCTGATCACCCAGTTCGTGGCCCACGGTCTGACCGCGCCGCTGGACGAGATGCGGGCGGTGGCCCGGTCGATCTCGCACGGCGACTACACCAGACGGGTGAGCGGCGCCGACCGGCGCGACGAGCTCGGCGACCTGGCGCAGACGATCAACCTGATGGCGGACGACCTGGCCGCCGTGGACCGGCACCGCAAGGAGCTGGTGGCGAATGTCTCACATGAGCTGCGCACGCCCATCGCGGCGCTGAGAGCCGTGCTGGAGAACGTCGTGGACGGGGTGTCCTCGGCCGATCCCGAGACGATGCGCACGGCCCTCAAACAGACGGAGCGGCTCGGCCGGCTGGTCGAGACGCTGCTGGACCTGTCCCGGCTGGACAACGGCGTGGTCACGCTGAAGGCCAGGCGCTTCGAGGTGTGGCCCTATCTGTCGGGGGTGCTGAAGGAGGCGAACCTCGCCGCCGCGCACCGCCGGCTCTCCTCGGGCTCCGGCAACCACGCCCGCAACGACGTCCATCTGCACCTGGACGTGTCCCCGCCGGAGCTGACGGCGCACGCCGACGCGGAGCGGCTGCACCAGGTGGTGGCCAACCTCATCGACAACGCGGTGAAGCACAGCCCGCCGCACGGCCGGGTCACGGTGCGCGCCCGGCGCGGGGCGCAGCCGGAGTCACTGCACCTGGAGGTCCGGGACGAGGGCCCCGGTATCCCGGAGTCCGAGCGGCACCGGGTCTTCGAGCGTTTCAACCGGGGCGAGGTGCCGTCCCCGCACGGTCCGGGCAGCGACGGCGGTACGGGTCTGGGGCTGGCGATCGCCCGCTGGGCGGTGGATCTGCACGGCGGCCGGATCGGTGTGGCCGAATCGGCTCGCGGCTGCCGCATCCGCGTCACCCTTCCGGGGACTCATCAGCCGCGCGGTTGA